The nucleotide sequence AAGATGATAAAGCGGAAAAGCTGGAAAAAAAACCGAAAGAAAAAGAGCCGAAAAAAGAAATAAAAGAAACCAAGAAAGCCGAAAAAAAAGAAACAAAAAAACCGGCAAAAAAGGAGAAACGTAAATAATGCGCGGAGTAAAGAAAACCCGTCAGGGTATCGTGGTCAGCAATAAGATGGATAAGACCATTGTTGTGCAGGTGGACAGGCAAAAAGCCCATCCGCAGTTCGGCAAAATTATCACCGTGAGCAAGAAATTTCACGTTCACGATGAAAAAAACGCCGCGCGGCCGGGCGATGAAGTGCTGATCATGGAAACACGCCGTTTGAGTAAGACCAAAACCTGGCGGCTGACGGAGATCGTGAAAAAGAGCGCTAAGTCTCTGGAAACCAAAGTGGAAAATAGTTTGGAAAATATTGACAAGATTTAAATTAAGGAGCAGGAAAAATAATGTTGCAGCGTGAATCAAGAATGGTGGTAGCGGATAACAGCGGCGCGCGCGAAGCGCTGATCATGCACATACCGGGCAATTCTTACCAAAAAGAAGTGTCGGTCGGCGCGGTCGTGACGGTGGTTGTGAAAAAAGCCTCGGTCGGCATGAGCGTTAAAAAAGCCGAAGTACACAAAGCGGTGATCGTGCGCACGAAGAAACCGCTACGCCGTCCCGACGGCACATATCTGCGCTTTGATGACAATGCCTGCGTGATCATCGATCCCAAAACCAAAGAGCCGAGAGGCACGCGTATTTTTGGACCGGTGGCCCGTGAGCTTAAAGACAAAGGCTACGCGAAAATTATTTCACGCGCCTCAGAAGTGCTGTAGGAGAAAACATGGCGAGCAAGATAAAAAAAGGCGATCTGGTCAAGGTGTTGTCCGGCAAGGACAAGGGCAAGCAGGACAAAGTGCTGGAAGTTTTTCCAGAGGACGGCAAATTGCTGGTGGATAACGTGCGCCGCGTGAAAAGACACACCAAGCCGGCGCAGGGACACGCTGGCGGCATAATTGACAAATTGCTGCCGATACCGGCAGCCTGTGTGCGGCTGGTCTGTCCGGCCTGCAAAGCCGCGGTGCGTGTGGGTTTTAAAATGGTCAAGGACAAAAAAGTGCGTTACTGCAAAAAATGCGCCGCGGTCATTGATAAATAATGGAAAAATAATGGAAAAATAATGGGAAATAGTGGGAGAAAAAATGTTAGACCTTAAAGAGTTATATAAAAAAGAGATTGTGCCGGCGATGATGAAAGAATTCAACTACGCCAATCCCATGATGGTGCCGAAGATCACCAAAGTCGTGGTCAACCGCGGCTTGGGCAAGATCGCCACCGAAAATGTGAAAAATGTCGATATTTTTGTGGACGAGCTGCAGCAGATCACCGGCCAAAAAGCGGTGGTCAGCAAATCCAAAAAGGCGATCTCCAATTTTAAATTGAGAGAAAATTTGGCGATCGGCTGCAAAGTGACGCTGCGCAAAAATAAAATGTATGACTTTTTGTCCAAGCTCTTAAATCTGGCGCTGCCGAAAGTGCGCGATTTTCGCGGTGTACCCAAAAGTTCTTTTGACGGCCGGGGCAATTATTCGCTGGGCATTCAAGAGCAGATCGTTTTTCCCGAGATCAGATTTGAGCAGGTGCAAAAACTAACCGGCATGGATATTACGATTTGCACGACAGCCAGGACGAATAAAGAGGCATATTTCCTTTTGGAAAAATTAGGGATGCCGTTTAGAAAATAACACCTCGACTCCGCTCGGTGTCCAGACGGTCATTGAGCGGCGCGCAAAGGAGCCTGGTCGAAGTGGGTCGAAATGACCGAGAGAAGGAGAGTTTAATGGCTAAAACGTCGATGAAAGAAAAAGCGAAAAGGAAACCGAAGTTTGCGGTGCGGCAGCATAACCGTTGCCAGATCTGCGGGCGGCCGCGCGGGTTCATTCGTTTTTTTAGTATTTGCCGCGTTTGCTTTCGGGAGTACGCGGCGCAGGGTAAAATCCCTGGCGTGCGTAAAACGAGCTGGTAAGGAGAAAGTATGAGCACAACTGATTCTTTGGGAGACATGATCACTATAGTCCGCAACGGTTCAGCCGTCGGGTTCAAGCAAGTCGAGCTGCCGTTTTCTAAACTGCGGCAGGCCGTGCTCAATGTGATGAAACGCGAGGGTTTTATCAGCGAGGTGGAGTCTTATCAAAAAGAAGGCACGGCGCATTATTATTTGAAAGTGACTTTGAAATACGGCCCGGCGGGCGAGAAAGTTTTAAATCACATCGAACGCCTCAGCAAACCAGGCCGCCGCCTGTATTTGTCCAAAAACAAAATCCCGCGCGTGCGCAACGGTTACGGGGCGATAATTTTGACCACGCCCAAAGGCGTGTTGTCCGGCAAAGAAGCCCGTCTGAAAAAAACCGGCGGCGAAGCGGTTTGCCGGATGTGGTAGGAGGAGGAGCAGTATGGGGCGCGTAGGCAAAATGCCGATAGCTATTCCGCAGGGCGTGGACGTCAATATTCAAGACGTCGGCCTGCTTTACAAAATTTCGGTCAAAGGCCCGAAAGGAACGCTGAGCGGCGGTTTCCGCAAGGACATTAAAATTGAGAAAAAAGAAAACACGCTGGCTTTAACCATGACCGATACGGAAAAACAAACTTCCGCGCTGCACGGCACTTACCGTGTTCTGCTTAACAATATGGTGCTCGGTGTGACCAGGGGTTTTGTCAGAGCTTTAACCTGGGAAGGCGTGGGTTATCGTATGCAGGCCAAAGGCAAGGGCTTAAATATTCAAATGGGTTACTCGCACGATGTGGAATTCAAAGAAGTGCCGGGCATTGCTTTTAAAGTGGACAACAATGTTTTGACTATCGAGGGCGCGGACAAACAGCTGGTCGGCCAGGTGGCCGCCAATATTCGCGCGATACGCGGGCCGGAGCCGTACAAGGGCAAAGGTATTCGCTATGTCGACGAAACGATACAGCGCAAGGCTGGCAAAGCCGCGAAATAACTGGGAGAAAAAATGGCAAGAATAAACAAAATAACGGAGAGAGCAAGAAAGGTCAAAGGCACGGCCGAGCGGCCGCGTCTGGCAGTGCATAAATCGCTCCGCCGTATTACAGCGCAGGTCATTGACGATGTGAGATCCGTGACGCTGGCTTACGCGGTGTCCGGCAAAGAGGACAAAAACAATATTGAGACCGCTAAAAAAGTCGGCGCGGAAATCGCCCAAAAAGCGCTGGCGGCCGGCTTGAAAAAAATAAACTTTGACCGTCGGCGTTATTTGTATCACGGCAGGGTCAAGGCTTTGGCCGACGCCGCGCGCGCCGGTGGGTTGGAGTTTTGAGTCGAACTTAACAAGGCCACGTTGTGGCCGACGTTAAGTTCGACTCACAAGCGCGAAGCGCGACGTGTGAAATAATAAAAATGAAATGTATAATTAAAATTTGGTTAATTAAAAGGGAGTGTTGAATGTCAGAGAGAGATTTTAACGCAAAAGAATCAGATCAGCAGGAAAGAGTAATTTCCATTGACCGTGTGACCAAAGTGGTCAAGGGCGGCAAAAATATGC is from Candidatus Margulisiibacteriota bacterium and encodes:
- the rpsQ gene encoding 30S ribosomal protein S17, which gives rise to MRGVKKTRQGIVVSNKMDKTIVVQVDRQKAHPQFGKIITVSKKFHVHDEKNAARPGDEVLIMETRRLSKTKTWRLTEIVKKSAKSLETKVENSLENIDKI
- the rplN gene encoding 50S ribosomal protein L14; protein product: MLQRESRMVVADNSGAREALIMHIPGNSYQKEVSVGAVVTVVVKKASVGMSVKKAEVHKAVIVRTKKPLRRPDGTYLRFDDNACVIIDPKTKEPRGTRIFGPVARELKDKGYAKIISRASEVL
- the rplX gene encoding 50S ribosomal protein L24, whose protein sequence is MASKIKKGDLVKVLSGKDKGKQDKVLEVFPEDGKLLVDNVRRVKRHTKPAQGHAGGIIDKLLPIPAACVRLVCPACKAAVRVGFKMVKDKKVRYCKKCAAVIDK
- the rplE gene encoding 50S ribosomal protein L5, with the translated sequence MLDLKELYKKEIVPAMMKEFNYANPMMVPKITKVVVNRGLGKIATENVKNVDIFVDELQQITGQKAVVSKSKKAISNFKLRENLAIGCKVTLRKNKMYDFLSKLLNLALPKVRDFRGVPKSSFDGRGNYSLGIQEQIVFPEIRFEQVQKLTGMDITICTTARTNKEAYFLLEKLGMPFRK
- a CDS encoding type Z 30S ribosomal protein S14, whose amino-acid sequence is MAKTSMKEKAKRKPKFAVRQHNRCQICGRPRGFIRFFSICRVCFREYAAQGKIPGVRKTSW
- the rpsH gene encoding 30S ribosomal protein S8 — its product is MSTTDSLGDMITIVRNGSAVGFKQVELPFSKLRQAVLNVMKREGFISEVESYQKEGTAHYYLKVTLKYGPAGEKVLNHIERLSKPGRRLYLSKNKIPRVRNGYGAIILTTPKGVLSGKEARLKKTGGEAVCRMW
- the rplF gene encoding 50S ribosomal protein L6, encoding MGRVGKMPIAIPQGVDVNIQDVGLLYKISVKGPKGTLSGGFRKDIKIEKKENTLALTMTDTEKQTSALHGTYRVLLNNMVLGVTRGFVRALTWEGVGYRMQAKGKGLNIQMGYSHDVEFKEVPGIAFKVDNNVLTIEGADKQLVGQVAANIRAIRGPEPYKGKGIRYVDETIQRKAGKAAK
- the rplR gene encoding 50S ribosomal protein L18, whose protein sequence is MARINKITERARKVKGTAERPRLAVHKSLRRITAQVIDDVRSVTLAYAVSGKEDKNNIETAKKVGAEIAQKALAAGLKKINFDRRRYLYHGRVKALADAARAGGLEF